The Pseudomonas sp. Teo4 genome has a segment encoding these proteins:
- a CDS encoding ParB/RepB/Spo0J family partition protein encodes MSDILAERGLLDDSQAQTSGVPAETFHGEKSTNFHGEKSVGPAAPLEGQYLPAKEGVTLLDTDMVDPSPYQPRKIFNEVALQLLADAIQANGGLNNPIVVRPKANGRFELVGGERRWRAHDILQWTKIEAYVRDLSDEDAAVLAVTDNESQEPLTDFERALSYKKLLDSKAVKNQMTLSRRVGRSMATISRCLAYFKLPQETLTLLEDDPAFIGTKHVADLAALADEGHKDLVVQATQLVFDGKLSQEAAVAWIKSSVRKSSDLPPAPPVPVKLFAKGRELADLKVRGQKITLDCPKGVNPEEVLELIKKHFDPPSEA; translated from the coding sequence ATGAGCGACATACTGGCGGAGCGAGGGCTGCTCGACGACTCTCAGGCCCAGACTTCCGGTGTCCCTGCTGAAACTTTTCACGGTGAAAAGTCGACGAATTTTCACGGTGAAAAATCTGTAGGACCTGCAGCGCCTCTCGAAGGTCAGTATCTGCCAGCCAAGGAAGGTGTCACGCTTCTCGATACCGACATGGTTGATCCAAGCCCGTATCAGCCACGGAAGATCTTCAACGAAGTTGCACTCCAGCTTCTGGCTGACGCGATCCAGGCCAACGGCGGTCTCAACAATCCTATCGTCGTCCGCCCCAAAGCCAATGGTCGCTTCGAGCTTGTTGGTGGTGAGCGCCGCTGGCGGGCGCATGACATCCTGCAATGGACCAAGATTGAGGCCTATGTCCGGGATCTGTCTGACGAAGATGCAGCTGTCCTGGCCGTCACAGATAACGAATCCCAGGAGCCACTGACGGACTTCGAACGTGCGTTGAGCTACAAGAAGCTACTAGACAGCAAGGCCGTAAAGAACCAGATGACGCTTTCCCGCCGTGTTGGTCGAAGCATGGCCACCATCAGTCGCTGCCTGGCCTACTTCAAGCTGCCGCAAGAGACTCTCACACTGCTTGAAGACGATCCGGCATTCATCGGCACTAAGCATGTGGCCGATCTGGCGGCATTGGCAGACGAAGGGCACAAGGACCTGGTTGTCCAAGCTACGCAACTCGTCTTCGATGGAAAGCTCTCCCAGGAAGCCGCAGTTGCTTGGATCAAGAGCTCGGTGAGGAAGAGCAGTGATTTGCCGCCGGCGCCTCCGGTGCCCGTTAAGCTCTTCGCGAAAGGTCGCGAGTTGGCCGACCTGAAGGTTCGAGGGCAGAAGATCACGCTCGACTGCCCCAAAGGCGTCAATCCGGAGGAGGTTCTGGAGCTCATCAAGAAACACTTCGATCCACCATCTGAGGCTTGA
- a CDS encoding replication initiation protein: MGMPAATPGQNVLAPSVRKHAGAIHIKNDISCLQRKAWNVLLHNAYDDFPDVNLQLHTIPVRDLMDLAGFDSKNVKYLKDALEDMVTTKIKWDIIDHQGKSDWGVTTALASASIKDGICSYAYSPQLRTKLYNPEFYARIDLLIISRFSSGHALALYENCARYRAINQTPILPLPLFRELLGVNNTASYDEFKILNRAVIQPAIKEINSISDICLEVELQREKRKVVGVKFRIQENVQGALAIDSPSSFNHELLRKLQDDFCLTETQAKEALALHSEDRISIVMEYVQEKYTEGKIKAGAKGIAPYFLRVLRDGDVKLAKTGLDKLLQGGAQASPKAAQAGQQSLLQDDDAVRREFNAQRRSEVELLLAGMDSEVRNSLNDQFAATLVGQRLMLKKWAEFLAKGEGSAMVVNNFYMFVAEKLLPPYEEALELYRKSLGA, translated from the coding sequence ATGGGCATGCCGGCAGCAACACCGGGGCAAAACGTCCTGGCGCCAAGCGTTCGGAAGCACGCTGGGGCGATTCACATCAAGAACGACATTTCGTGCCTTCAGCGGAAGGCTTGGAACGTCCTGCTGCACAATGCCTACGATGACTTCCCAGACGTGAACCTGCAGCTGCACACCATCCCTGTTCGCGACCTTATGGATCTCGCTGGGTTTGACAGTAAAAACGTCAAATACCTCAAGGACGCCCTTGAGGACATGGTCACCACCAAGATCAAATGGGACATCATCGATCACCAGGGCAAGAGCGACTGGGGTGTGACCACGGCGCTTGCTAGCGCCTCGATCAAAGACGGGATCTGCAGCTATGCCTACAGTCCGCAGCTGCGGACAAAGCTCTACAATCCGGAGTTCTATGCTCGAATTGACCTGCTGATCATCTCGCGCTTCAGCTCAGGGCATGCCCTTGCTTTGTACGAGAATTGCGCTCGCTACAGAGCAATCAATCAAACACCAATCCTCCCTCTCCCCCTCTTCCGTGAGCTGCTCGGTGTGAACAACACTGCCAGCTATGATGAGTTCAAGATCCTCAACCGGGCTGTCATCCAGCCTGCGATCAAAGAGATCAACTCAATATCGGACATCTGTCTTGAGGTCGAGCTGCAGCGTGAGAAGCGCAAGGTCGTCGGTGTCAAGTTTCGCATCCAGGAGAACGTCCAGGGCGCGTTAGCGATCGACTCTCCATCCAGCTTCAACCACGAGCTGCTGCGGAAGTTGCAGGACGATTTCTGCCTGACGGAAACTCAGGCGAAGGAAGCGCTGGCCCTCCACTCTGAGGATCGTATCTCCATCGTTATGGAATACGTCCAGGAGAAGTACACAGAAGGAAAGATCAAGGCCGGCGCGAAAGGCATTGCCCCCTACTTCCTCCGTGTTCTGCGCGATGGAGATGTGAAGCTGGCCAAGACTGGGCTCGACAAGCTTCTGCAAGGCGGGGCTCAGGCTAGTCCCAAAGCCGCTCAGGCTGGTCAACAGAGCCTTCTGCAGGATGACGATGCTGTCCGCCGCGAGTTCAACGCTCAGCGCCGGTCGGAGGTTGAACTGCTCCTTGCTGGTATGGACAGTGAGGTGCGCAATTCCCTCAATGATCAGTTTGCAGCAACCCTGGTTGGGCAGCGCCTCATGTTGAAGAAATGGGCCGAATTCCTCGCCAAAGGTGAAGGTAGTGCCATGGTCGTCAACAACTTCTACATGTTCGTCGCTGAAAAACTGCTGCCTCCTTACGAAGAAGCGCTTGAGCTCTACAGAAAATCGCTTGGTGCGTAA
- a CDS encoding AAA family ATPase has protein sequence MENNEFGIDQYPFTDFQQLFYSSKYAAECIQVSQDMLALIEKQHNLNIRRIPRGTVEARGYTLDDIFRIASIRRESGVIKPFPRPITLSVYVQKGGTAKTTTACNLAIQFSLMGLRTLVIDNDPQADVTSMLGYDPDLTAAELEDVGVPGARAVDGHIGNLMRVGSTYTPLSLEEVIKKPFGEFGPHLIPAEVTLDEMDIVLRNANGSDFRYSIFIEQARNGKLPHCDLSSYDVIIMDNAPSGTMLSRNSMVAADFLVCPIRMDKFSFRALSRLAFRLSEFAKDFQRSPEIIAIPTMYIRNRPRIQANLERLTTLFPGKVTQSPLYHNEDYSKSLEEGIPVSLWRQASDNSVGAFRTVFSEVVSRIRDVLEASK, from the coding sequence ATGGAAAACAATGAGTTCGGCATCGACCAGTACCCCTTCACCGACTTTCAGCAATTGTTCTATTCGAGCAAGTACGCGGCAGAGTGCATCCAGGTAAGCCAGGACATGCTTGCCCTGATCGAGAAGCAGCACAATCTCAACATCCGCCGCATTCCCCGCGGCACTGTCGAAGCACGTGGCTATACCCTCGACGATATCTTTCGCATCGCGTCGATCAGACGTGAGAGTGGCGTAATCAAGCCATTCCCTCGACCTATCACACTCTCGGTATACGTGCAGAAAGGTGGCACGGCGAAGACGACCACCGCCTGCAACCTGGCGATACAGTTCAGCTTGATGGGGCTGCGCACTCTGGTGATCGACAACGATCCACAGGCCGATGTCACGAGCATGTTGGGTTACGATCCCGACCTCACTGCAGCCGAGCTGGAGGACGTCGGTGTACCAGGGGCCCGAGCTGTAGACGGGCACATCGGGAATCTTATGCGTGTCGGCAGCACCTACACCCCCTTGTCGCTGGAAGAGGTTATCAAGAAGCCGTTTGGCGAATTCGGGCCGCATCTCATTCCGGCCGAAGTCACGCTCGACGAGATGGATATCGTGCTGCGGAACGCAAACGGCAGCGACTTCCGCTACTCGATCTTCATCGAGCAAGCACGCAACGGGAAGCTGCCGCACTGCGATCTTTCTAGCTACGACGTGATCATCATGGACAATGCACCGTCCGGCACAATGCTTTCTCGCAACTCGATGGTCGCTGCAGATTTCCTGGTCTGCCCCATCCGGATGGATAAGTTCTCGTTCAGAGCCCTGTCGCGCCTTGCATTCCGGCTGAGCGAGTTCGCCAAGGACTTCCAGCGGTCGCCTGAGATCATTGCGATCCCGACTATGTACATTCGCAACCGCCCGCGGATCCAGGCCAACCTGGAGCGCCTGACTACCCTCTTCCCGGGCAAAGTGACGCAGAGCCCGCTTTATCACAACGAGGACTATTCGAAGAGTCTTGAGGAAGGCATCCCTGTTTCGCTGTGGCGTCAGGCCAGCGACAATTCCGTCGGCGCTTTCCGCACCGTGTTCTCTGAGGTAGTGTCCCGTATCCGTGACGTCCTGGAGGCTTCGAAATGA
- a CDS encoding histone-like nucleoid-structuring protein, MvaT/MvaU family, with the protein MSLINEYRITEQAIKDLQARLASLQQNGQMKAELEFDTKLRALMSEYNKSLRDVINLLDPQAQNRSSKTQPNSGRRERQLKRYLNPNTNEVVETKGGNHKILKEWKTQFGADVVESWLQS; encoded by the coding sequence ATGTCTCTGATTAACGAGTACCGTATTACCGAGCAGGCCATCAAAGATCTCCAGGCTCGTTTAGCTAGCTTGCAGCAGAATGGGCAGATGAAAGCAGAGCTCGAATTCGATACCAAACTGCGTGCTTTGATGTCTGAATACAATAAATCTCTCCGTGATGTCATCAATTTACTTGATCCGCAAGCACAAAACCGCAGTTCGAAGACTCAACCGAATTCTGGGCGCCGTGAGCGGCAGTTAAAACGCTATCTCAACCCAAACACGAACGAGGTTGTTGAAACGAAGGGTGGTAATCACAAGATTCTGAAAGAGTGGAAAACTCAATTCGGCGCCGACGTAGTGGAATCCTGGCTGCAGTCGTAG
- a CDS encoding DotI/IcmL family type IV secretion protein, producing the protein MSGTSPRDDEHCLDLSRLQFYKKYFGKLLNALIFSIVLNFVTGGAFVWVKTRDVEREYFGQDSVTGRLTQMVPLSEPFVSPQKLLDWTVECVAGANSYDFVHSQKQLQRNSQCFTPDGWSMFMEALDRSGNLDLVKKQRLVTSAVPLAAPVVTNQGMRRGVWTWQIEVPFIVSFQGGQGGRTVATQKTLVTLLVTRVNPFESRDGLGIAQYLGGDLR; encoded by the coding sequence ATGTCAGGTACTTCACCACGCGATGACGAGCACTGCCTGGATCTGAGCCGTCTGCAGTTCTACAAGAAATACTTCGGCAAACTGCTGAACGCCCTGATCTTCTCTATTGTGCTGAACTTCGTCACCGGCGGTGCTTTCGTCTGGGTCAAAACCCGTGACGTCGAGCGTGAGTACTTCGGCCAGGACTCGGTGACTGGAAGGCTCACGCAGATGGTTCCGCTGAGCGAACCCTTTGTATCGCCCCAGAAACTGTTGGACTGGACAGTCGAATGTGTTGCTGGTGCGAACAGCTACGACTTCGTGCACTCGCAGAAGCAGCTGCAGCGCAACTCGCAGTGCTTCACTCCGGACGGCTGGTCGATGTTCATGGAAGCGCTGGACCGCTCCGGCAATCTGGACCTAGTCAAGAAACAGCGACTGGTGACCTCGGCGGTGCCCCTTGCTGCACCGGTGGTAACCAACCAAGGGATGCGCCGCGGTGTGTGGACCTGGCAGATCGAAGTTCCTTTCATCGTCAGTTTCCAGGGGGGGCAAGGTGGGCGAACCGTCGCCACTCAGAAAACGCTGGTGACGCTGCTTGTCACCCGGGTGAACCCGTTTGAAAGCCGCGATGGGCTGGGGATCGCGCAATACCTCGGGGGCGACCTTCGATGA
- a CDS encoding DotG/IcmE/VirB10 family protein yields the protein MADKISKLDNLKVALSDGPTRLIYGGSFLIMLIAAGAGYWLFTSNKKTNADPSYVNSYQGLQGPAVMSGGGPMPQSTPQYDAYIAQENSDNVRAAVQSGSSAVPTVRTGVTETVIEDAAPPKKKAPEEDPEAVRRRNEEREKQLADAQKRYDEARRANDEAIKARKEAMSQQVGLLVKNWEPSSHKTLDIYSTATANTASGVGGKGQVGAASNVQQTPALKLARAGDLQCGQVDTAVNTDEPGPVLATIWQEGELKRTKLLGKIETGQNAQKATLHFTTANIPGVNGSVQVDAYAVDPNTARTALATDVDNHLVQRYGLFLAATFLEGYGTAIMQAGQNQQLVASPSGTVVQTDALDNTQILSAAAGNVGKRVADSLADGVNRKPTITIDSGTAVCFLFMNDVEIKGEGNK from the coding sequence ATGGCGGATAAGATTTCGAAGTTGGATAATCTGAAAGTTGCCCTAAGTGATGGGCCTACCAGGTTGATCTATGGTGGTTCTTTTTTGATTATGTTGATAGCTGCGGGGGCTGGTTATTGGCTCTTCACGAGCAACAAGAAAACCAATGCAGATCCGAGCTACGTCAATAGCTACCAAGGGCTCCAAGGTCCGGCTGTCATGAGTGGTGGTGGGCCAATGCCCCAGTCTACCCCTCAGTATGACGCATACATTGCTCAGGAAAATTCCGACAATGTTCGAGCTGCTGTTCAATCCGGCAGCAGCGCGGTCCCTACTGTCCGAACTGGCGTAACCGAGACCGTCATTGAGGATGCTGCGCCGCCAAAGAAAAAGGCGCCGGAGGAAGATCCGGAAGCAGTCCGACGTCGTAACGAAGAGCGCGAGAAGCAGCTGGCTGATGCGCAGAAACGTTATGACGAGGCCAGGCGCGCTAATGACGAGGCGATCAAGGCCCGCAAAGAGGCTATGAGCCAACAAGTCGGTTTGCTAGTAAAAAACTGGGAGCCTTCCTCCCATAAAACACTTGATATTTACTCGACAGCGACGGCTAACACGGCTTCAGGGGTTGGAGGAAAAGGGCAGGTCGGTGCTGCTTCAAATGTGCAGCAGACACCAGCGCTGAAGCTCGCCCGGGCTGGTGATTTGCAATGTGGGCAAGTTGATACTGCAGTTAATACTGACGAGCCAGGGCCGGTTCTTGCCACGATATGGCAAGAAGGCGAGCTGAAGCGTACCAAGCTGCTCGGTAAGATTGAAACAGGTCAAAACGCCCAAAAAGCAACTTTGCATTTTACTACCGCAAATATTCCTGGTGTGAATGGATCTGTCCAAGTCGATGCTTATGCAGTCGATCCGAATACCGCTAGAACTGCTCTGGCCACTGATGTCGATAATCACCTGGTTCAGCGCTATGGCCTGTTCCTCGCTGCAACTTTTCTAGAAGGATATGGCACTGCAATTATGCAGGCTGGCCAGAATCAACAACTTGTAGCGAGTCCCAGCGGGACTGTCGTCCAAACCGATGCTTTGGATAACACGCAAATTCTTTCTGCTGCGGCTGGGAATGTAGGTAAAAGAGTTGCCGATAGCCTGGCCGATGGGGTTAACAGAAAACCAACGATTACTATCGACTCGGGAACTGCCGTCTGCTTCCTGTTCATGAATGATGTTGAAATTAAGGGCGAGGGGAATAAGTAA
- a CDS encoding DotH/IcmK family type IV secretion protein: MSRLVKVSAGLIWFVLSAGPAHADTAESVPGQNPATAGEMAIPALPPLPDINDAAYQQAVEQAAPLTPSQIRNLRQQVDDTERAAAALPRFFPKIVTNSVTVSLSPGATPQVVRLFSGFVTTLMVVDQAGNPLIVKTVDIGGGDKDFTVTWEKDAEKSGSNYVKISPKSPYAFGNVSITLVDVSVPISLTLVSGQREVDDRVDVRVQGIGNIATAALPKGVAPAILTMLSGFGPDGAKLLTSSNTEVMAWEYKDKFFVRTNYALLSPAYLSMQRSPDGIAVYEIPRTPVVVALSNGAPLNVSLSGY, encoded by the coding sequence ATGAGCCGCCTGGTCAAAGTTTCAGCCGGCTTGATTTGGTTCGTCCTTTCGGCGGGCCCAGCGCATGCTGATACGGCTGAAAGTGTGCCTGGTCAGAATCCTGCCACCGCGGGGGAGATGGCTATTCCTGCGCTGCCACCGCTGCCGGACATCAATGATGCCGCGTATCAGCAGGCCGTCGAGCAAGCTGCGCCTTTGACTCCTTCTCAGATCAGGAACCTACGGCAGCAGGTTGATGATACTGAGCGAGCAGCTGCGGCCCTCCCGCGATTCTTCCCGAAAATCGTCACCAATTCGGTGACGGTGTCGCTTTCGCCGGGCGCTACCCCGCAAGTAGTCCGCTTATTCAGTGGTTTTGTCACAACGCTGATGGTTGTTGACCAGGCAGGTAACCCGTTAATCGTCAAAACAGTCGATATCGGAGGCGGGGACAAAGACTTCACAGTCACCTGGGAAAAGGATGCTGAAAAGTCAGGCTCTAACTACGTGAAGATTTCGCCCAAGTCACCTTACGCTTTTGGCAACGTATCAATCACTTTGGTTGACGTGAGCGTTCCTATTTCACTGACTCTGGTAAGTGGTCAGCGGGAAGTTGATGATCGAGTAGATGTCCGTGTTCAGGGGATCGGCAATATTGCGACCGCAGCTCTGCCTAAAGGAGTCGCGCCTGCAATCCTCACCATGCTGTCGGGATTCGGCCCTGACGGCGCCAAGCTACTGACTAGCTCGAATACGGAAGTGATGGCATGGGAATACAAAGATAAGTTTTTTGTGCGGACGAACTATGCACTTTTGTCCCCAGCTTATCTTTCTATGCAGCGATCACCGGATGGAATTGCTGTTTATGAGATACCTCGGACTCCTGTCGTTGTTGCGCTGAGCAATGGGGCTCCACTTAACGTCAGTCTGAGCGGCTATTGA
- a CDS encoding site-specific integrase — protein sequence MIEHLITRKPSIARNTWKQYKNALRHLFTERMAATEEKVVQEELQAALQMLDTTSSEGTLRKGTQTSSKKQKGFKRADYQRLLSYLEMHQGKHRYARPLKTWLKATYLVGLRPGEWKSAGVTEIHGRPVLNVENAKATNGRGNGTFRSLDLGDLTADELEDIHEMIAMLEGYAGELPFDTLQERMGDYMKYATRHCFGKRMKYPTLYSMRHQFSANAKLAGNSKAEVAALMGHGSDETAGEHYARKVSGDAAGKVKPLASDVQKVRLKSKTFKPRSKVALGGE from the coding sequence GTGATCGAGCACCTCATCACCCGTAAGCCCTCGATCGCCCGTAACACCTGGAAGCAGTACAAGAACGCCCTTCGGCATCTGTTCACTGAGCGTATGGCGGCGACTGAGGAGAAAGTCGTCCAGGAAGAGCTCCAGGCCGCTCTCCAGATGCTGGATACGACCTCATCAGAGGGCACCCTTCGAAAAGGGACTCAGACATCCTCCAAGAAGCAGAAGGGCTTTAAGCGAGCCGACTACCAACGTTTGCTTTCGTACCTGGAGATGCACCAGGGCAAACACCGCTATGCGCGCCCATTGAAGACCTGGTTGAAAGCGACCTACTTGGTCGGTCTGCGGCCGGGAGAATGGAAGTCAGCCGGCGTGACTGAGATCCACGGCCGCCCCGTACTTAATGTCGAGAACGCGAAGGCCACGAACGGCCGCGGCAATGGAACGTTCCGCTCCCTGGATCTGGGGGATCTGACAGCTGACGAGCTGGAGGACATCCACGAGATGATTGCGATGCTGGAAGGCTACGCCGGCGAGCTCCCGTTCGACACCCTGCAGGAGAGGATGGGCGACTACATGAAGTACGCCACCAGGCATTGCTTTGGGAAGCGAATGAAGTATCCGACGCTGTACTCAATGCGGCATCAGTTCTCGGCGAACGCAAAGCTGGCCGGCAACAGCAAGGCCGAGGTGGCCGCGCTGATGGGGCATGGAAGTGACGAGACCGCAGGAGAGCATTACGCGAGAAAGGTTTCAGGTGATGCCGCCGGAAAGGTGAAGCCGTTAGCCTCTGATGTCCAAAAAGTGCGATTGAAGTCGAAGACGTTCAAACCGAGGTCCAAAGTTGCTTTAGGCGGCGAATAA